GCCGCTGGGCGGACGCGGCCTTCCGCGAGTGGCTGCAGCAGAAGTACTCCTCGCTCGAAGAACTGAACCGGGCCTGGAGCGCGGACGTCTGGGGCCAGGTGTATTCGGACTGGAGCCAGGTGGGTGCCCCGGCACGGCCGCGGACCTGGTCCAACCCCACCCGCAGGCTGGATTTCCACCGGTTCACATCCAGCAGCATGCTGGAGCACTTCAAGGCCGAGCGGGACATCCTGCGCCGCCACACTCCGGACCTTCCCATCGTCACGAACTTCATGCGCTTCTTCAAGACCAACGACTACTGGTCGTGGGCGGCCGAAGAGGACGCCGCGGCCCTGGACATCTACCCGGACCCGCGTGAATCCGACGCCCACGTGGCGGCAGCCCTGAACTTCGACCTGATGCGCTCCCTCCGGAACGGCCAGCCGTGGATGGTCATGGAGCAGGCCACCGGTGCAGTGAGCCAGTGGTCGGTGAACGTCTCCAAGCTGCCCGGCAAGATGCGGCTGGGCTCCTACCAGGCCATCGCCCAGGGCGCGGATTCCATCCTCTTCTTCCAGTGGCGCCAGGCCAGCGGCGGCACGGAGCGGTACCACTCGGGCATGGTCAACCACGCGGGCCCCAACACCCGGGTGTTCCGCGAGGTCACGCAGCTGGGCAACGAACTCAAGGAACTCGGCGCGCTCACCGGCACGCGCTCCAGGGCCAAGGTGGCCATCGTCTTCGACTGGGACTGCTGGTGGGCCCTTGAGCTGGGCAACTCGCCCCGCTCGGACCTGAACTACGCCCAGGAAGTCCTCAGGCTTTACCGCCCCCTCTTCGACGCCAACATCACCGTTGACTTCGTGGACACCAAGAGCGACCTCGGCCAGTACAACCTGGTCCTCCTTCCGGCCAGCTACCTGCTCACCGATGACGCGGCGCAGCGGTTCGAGGACTACGTGTCCGACGGCGGTCGCCTGGTGGTCAGCTACCTCTCCGGCATTGTGGATGAGTCCAACACCATCCGCCTGGGGGGCTACCCCGGCGCTCTCCGCAAGGTTCTCGGTGCCTGGAGCGAGGAAATGCACCCGCTCGCCGGCGAGGGTGAGGAAGTGAAACTCGCAACGGCCGACGGCGGCACCGCCTCAGCCAGTTACTGGACGGAGCACCTGCACACCGGGACGGCAGACGTGCTGGCCACTTACGATTCAGGCCGGCTCGCCGGGACGCCGGCGGTCACCCGCAACTCCTTCGGAAAGGGCACCGCCGTGTACCTGTCCGCGCGGGTGGACGACACCTTCCTGGAATCCCTGCTCGCGTCCGAACGCGAGGCGGCGGGGATCCGGCCGGAACTGGCGGCTCCGCTGGGAGTCCAGGTCCGCCGTCGCGCTGGCAACGGCAGCAGCTTCCTGCTGGTACTGAACCACAACGACGGTCCTGCCAGTGTCGACGTCGGCCGCGGGGGAACCGACCGGCTCAGCGGCCGTCCCCTTCAGGGAACCGTTGAGCTGCCGGCCAACGGGGTGCTGGTACTCCAGGAATCCGGCGCCGAAGAATCCGGCGCTGAAGAATCCGTCCCCGGCGAATCCGAACGATAGGAGGGAACCACCATGGCAATGCGACTGGAAGCTCCTCCCGAGGCGGTCGCGGGGAACCCGTCCGGCAAACACGGCAGGCCCGGCAAACGCGACAAGTCCCGGAAGCCCGGGAACAAGCCCGGCGGCTGGAAGCTGGCGCTCAAAAGGGACTGGCGTTTGTACACCTTGTTAGCGCTACCACTGCTGTATTTCGCGGTGTTCCGGTACCTGCCCATGGCCGGGAACGTGATCGCGTTCCGGCAGTTCCAGCCTGGCGGCAGCATCTTCGGGGAGAAGTGGGTGGGCCTGAAGTACGTCACCCTGTTCATCAATGATCCGAGCTTCTGGCAGGCGTTCCAGAACACCATCGTCCTGGGCGTGCTGACGCTGCTGTTCTGCTTCCCCATGCCCATCATCTTCGCGCTGATGCTGAACGAACTGCGCTCGCAGAAATTCAAGAAGTTCGTGCAGACCGTGGCGTACCTGCCGCACTTCATGTCGGTGGTGATCATCGCCGGCATGATCCTGCAGAACTTCTCCATGACGGGCACGGTCAACCAGATCGCCAGCACGCTGTTCGGCACCACGGTGAACTTCACCCAGGACGCCGGCTGGTTCCGCCCCATGTACATCAGCTCCGAGGTCTGGCAGACCATGGGCTGGGGCGCCATCCTCTACCTCGCCGCACTGACCCGCGTGGACGAGTCGCTGTATGAGGCGGCACGGATCGACGGTGCAAACCGGTGGCAGCAAACCTGGCACGTGACGCTGCCGGCCATACGGCCCACCATCATCACGCTGCTGATACTGAATATCGGCACGTTCATGGCGGTGGGTTTCGAAAAGATCCTGCTGATCTACAACCCGCTCAACTATGAAACCTCCGATGTCATCTCCACCTACCTGTACCGGGTGGGCCTGGAGTCCAGCAACTTCAGCTACGCGGCCGCGATCGGAATGTTCGAATCCGTCATCGGCCTCACGCTGATCCTCTCCGCGAACGCCATCTCCAAGCGCCTCGCCGGAACGAGCCTGTGGTGAAAGGGGCAAACATGGAGGGAAAACTCCTGAACCGGGCCGGTTTCAAGCCAGCCAAGAAAGAAACCGGTGTCCTGTTGAAGGACATGAAGGAATCACGCGGGATGAAGGCCTTCCGGATCTTCAACCTGGTGTTCCTGCTGGCGGTGGTGTTCCTGACGATGTACCCGTTCCTGAACATCATGGCCCAGTCCTTCTCCAGCGAAGGGTTCATCAACTCCGGGCAGGTCAACCTGTTCCCGCGCGGCTTCAACGTGGAGACCTACAAGCTGATCCTGGCGGACTCCACCTTTTGGAACAACTACGGCAACACGGTCCTCTACACGGTGGTGGCTACGGCCATCTCCATGGTCCTGACCACCACGTTCGCCTACGCCATCGCCAAGAAGGACCTCAAGGGCCGCGGCTTCTTCATCGGCATTGCGGTGTTCACCATGTTCTTCAACGGCGGACTGATCCCCAACTACGTGCTGATCAGCTCGCTGGGGATGCGGGACTCCATCTGGGCCGTGGTGCTGCCCAACGCCATCAGCGTCTTCAACCTGCTGATCATGAAGTCCTTCTTCGAGAACATGCCCCGGGAACTGGAGGAAGCCGCCGCCATCGACGGGCTCACCCAGTACGGGGTGCTCTTCAAGGTGGTCCTCCCGCTCAGCAAGGCCATTGTGGCCACGATGGTGCTGTTCTACGCGGTGGCCAACTGGAATTCCTGGTTCCAGGCCTTCCTGTACCTGGACAAGCCCGGGCTGTTCCCGGTGACCATCTACCTGCGCAACATGATCGCCGGCGTTACCACAGCCGGCTCCGCGGGAGGCACCGCGGAAAACGTCGGCCAGATCGCCGCCAACATCCAGTCGGTCACCATCGTCCTCACCGTCATCCCCATTCTGTGCGTCTACCCGTTCGTCCAGAAGTACTTCTTCTCGGGCGTCATGCTCGGTTCCGTCAAGGAATAACCCCTAAGAAAGGACATCCAATGATCCCCAAACGAGAGCTCCGCAGACGAGACTTTCTCGGCCTTGCGTCCGTTGTCACCATCGGCCTGATGCTGACCAGCTGCGATTCCGAATCCGCCAAAGTGGACACGTCCAAGTCCCGCACCGGGGCCATGGACAGCTTCGGGGTAGGGGACACGTTCAAGGCGACGGCGCCGCTGACGTTCAGCTTCCTCTTCAGCGACCAACCCACGTACCCGTACAAGAAGGACTGGCTGCTGTTCACCACGATGGCCAGCGATAACAACGTCACCCTCGATACCACGGTGGTACCGTTCAGCGACTACGAGCAGAAGCGCAGCCTGCTCATCAGCTCCGGCAACGCCCCGGAGATCATCGCCAAGACCTACCCCGGCCAGGAATCGGCCTACGTGTCCTCCGGCGCCGTGCTGCCGGTCAGCGACTACGTGGACCTGATGCCGCATTTCCAGGACAAGGTCAAGAAATGGAAGCTGGAGCCGGAGATCGCCGGCCTCACCCAGGAGGACGGCAAGTACTACGTGCTGCCGGGCCTGCACGAGGAGCTGTGGCCGGACTACTCGCTGGCGTTCCGCAAAGACATCCTCGAGAAGGAAGGCATTAAGGAGCCCAAGACCTGGGATGAGGTCCGCGAAGTGCTGCGTTCGCTCAAGAAGGCTTATCCCGATGTCGTGCCCTTCTCCGACCGGTTCAAGGGCGACAGCGTGCTCAACATCGCGGGCAACGCCTTCGGTACGGTGGCCGGCTGGGGCTTGGTGGACGGCCTGAGCTTCGACGAGTCCAAGAAGGAATTCGAGTTTGGCGCCGGGTCGCAGAAATTCAAGGAGCTGGTGACTTACTTCAACTCGCTGGTGGCTGAGGGCCTCATGGACCCGGAGAGCTTCACCCAGACGGACGATTCCGCCATCCAGAAGTTCGTCTCCGGCAAGTCGTTTGTGATCAGCGCGAACTCGCAGAACATCATCACCTACCGCACCTCCATGGAACAGTCCCTGGGTAAAGGGAACTTTGCCGTGGGCAAGATTACGGTGCCGGGCGGCCCGGACGGGGACATCATCGGCGGCTCGCGGCTGGAGAACGGCATCATGCTGAACGCGTCCGTGAAGGGCAAGGACAGCTTTGTGGCGCTGATCCAGTTCATCGACTGGCTGTTCTACAGCGACGCAGGACAGGAGTTCTCCAAGTGGGGCGTGGAAGGGACCACGTTCACCAAGGAGAACGGCAAGCGGGTCCTGGCCAAGGACATCAACTTCCAGGGCCTGAACCCGTCCGGCACCAAGGACCTGCGCGTGGATTACGGATTCTCCGGCGGCAACTTTGCCTACGGCGGCACCACGGACCTGCTGCAGTCCACTTTCAACGAGGAAGAACTGGCGTTCCAGAAGGCGATGAAGAGCAAGACGCCCAAGGCCGTGGCGCCACCGGTGCCGTTCAGCGATGCGGACCGCGAACAGGCCACCCTGGTGCTCACCCCGCTGAAGGACCACGTCAAGCAGAACACCCTGAAGTTCATCACCGGCCAGCGGAACCTCAGCGAGTTCGACGCCTACGTCAAGGAGCTCGACGCCAAGGGCAGTCCAAGTACGTTGAGCTGGCGAACAAGGCGTACAAGGCGTACGCAGAGAAGAAGTAGCTAACGGCCGACGGCCACAGGCCGGGCCCGGTGCACGCGGGTTGATTAGGGGAGAGGCAGCAGTGGAACAGAAGAAAGCGGAGTACGGCTCCGGCCCGCTGTTCAGGGCGGCCACCACGGTTTACAGCGTGATGGTGGGCGATGTGCTGCTGGTGTTCAGCAACATCCTGCTGGTGCTGGCTCCCGTGCTGGCTCCGGTGCTGGTCAGCGTTGCCGGCGGTTCTGCCCTGCCGGCCGCCGGCGTCCTGCTCGTGGCGTTCGTGCCGGTGGGCCCGTCCCTGGTGGCCGCGGCATACGCCTTCAACCGGTTGCTGGCCGGTGAGGAAACCGGGGTGTTCCGCGACTTCGTCCGTGGCTACCGGGCCAACTTCCGGCAGGCGCTCGCGGTGTGGCTGCCGTACGTGGCGGTGCTGGCCGCCGTCGTCGTCAATCTTTTGCTTCTTCCCGGAACGCCCGACGCCGGGAGCCCCGCCCTGTCAGCCGCACGGATCGGGCTGCTGGGGCTGGGACTGCTGGTGGCCACTGCCGGTGTCACGGCCATGCTGCTGCTGTCGCGGTTCACCTTCCGGACGCGGGACCTGTACCGGCTGTCGCTGTACAGCCTGGGCGCGCGGAAGCGGGTCTCGCTGGGCAATGCCGGGATCCTGTTCATCACGGCCTTCCTGCTCACGGCCACCACCGCGGGGCTGATGGCTGTGATCGCCGGCTTGGTGATGTTCCTGACCTGCCTGAACTCCCGGCCGCTGCTGCGGTTCGTTGAGGGGAAGTTCACGGTGCGGGAGTCGGTGCGTGATTCGGTGCGGGAGGCCGCGGCGCGGGCGGAATAGAGCGACGGACTAGAGCAGGCGCAATAAAGAAGCCGGCCGGACTCCGGGCGGCGTTGCACGCCCGGAGTCCGGCCTTCCGTTGCCTAGAGCCCGTTGCGGACCAGTGCCCCTGGGCCACTACGGTGGTGACCTTCTCCAGGGCCGAGGCGTCTGCCAGGGGATCGGCGTCCACCACGATCACGTCGGCGAAGGAACCGCGGACCAGCCGGCCGGCGTTCTCGCCCCAGCCGAGCAGGCGGGCAGCATGGACCGTCGCGGACCGCAGGGCCTCCAGCGGCGAGAGCCCGGCCTCGGCGAGCAGGCGTGCTTCTGTACCGATGGGGGTCACATCGGTACCGAAGGAGTCGGTGCCGGCAACGATCGTCACGCCTGCCTCGTGCGCGGCGCGCACCGCAGCCTGGAGGATCGGCGTGTACTCCTTGCCGCGGGCAGCGAGGATCGGATTGGCCGAGCTTGCCATGCCGGTGATGGCATCCATAGTCGGCGTGAAGTAGGTCCCGCGGCGGGCCATCTCGGAGATGGTTTTCTCGGTGACGAAGACGCCGTGCTCGACGCTGCGCACCCCGGCGCGGACAGCGCCGTCGATCCCCTCGGCGCTGTAGGCGTGGCACAGGACGCCCGCGCCGTTGGCCGCCTTGACCACGGCAGAGAGCTGCTCGTAGTTGTAGACCAGCTCACGGGGGTCCTGTTCCGGCAGCCCGGCGCGGGGATTGGCACGGGTCTTGATGACTTCGGCGCCGCGCTTGAGGTTGACCCGGGTCAGGTAGGCCAGGTCTCTCGTCTCCTTGACGCCCCCGGACAGGGTGGCCAGCGGCGCGAGATCCGGGTCTGACAGGAGGGAGTCGCCGAGCTCCGGCGAGATGAACAGCCCTGCGGGCAGCATGCGTGGCGACACGCCCGGGGCCCACCCGGGGAGCGCCGCAAGCGCGACGTCCTGGTAGAAGCTGGTGGATCCGCTCCTGACACTGGTGGCGCCGCCCTGCAGGATGGCGCGGGCATCGGCCAAGGCATTGGCGTGGACGTGCACGTCGATGAGCCCGGGGAGTACCCAGCGCCCGGCGGCGTTGAGCACACGCGCACGGCCGGCGACGGCGGCCACCGCCTTCCGCGTGGAGTCCCGGGTACCGACGGCGGCGACTTTGCCGCCGTCGAGCACCAGCACGCCGTCCGCGACGGCGTCTCCGGTCTTGGGATCCACGATGGTGCCGCCCTCGATGATCAGGGGCTGGGGGGAGATGGGGCTGCCGTGGTAGTCGGGCCCGGAAGGCCGGTCTGCGGCATGCGCCGCCGAAGCCCCGCCGAGCTGGGCGGCGATAGTCGCAACAGAGATGCCGGCGAGGGCGGCGGCACCGGCCAGGATGCCGCGGCGCGGGACGTCAGCCGGGGGCTGCGGGGCTGAGGTGTGGTCGTGAAGGCACATCATTGTCTCCTTGGGGAAGGCCGCCCGGGGAGCAAGGGGCGGTTTGCCCTTAGAACGTTACTTGGTATTCCAAAATCCGAATAGCCCTTAATGCCTTAGTCGCCGCGCAATGTGCCGGCGATCTCATATTCCAGACAGATAATGGTCTGCCTGGCCGATTCTCGGCCTTACGGCCCCCGGCTGCGTCAGGCCGGTGGTTGACGGCTCGGAGGTTTGGTATTCCAAATGTGCTTCTGGAGGTGCCGCGCCCTGGCATTGGCGTGGCCGGGAACGCTACGGGCTGAGGACCTGTTCGCGCAGGATGTCCGCGTGGCCGCAGTGTTGAGCCAGCTCCCGCAGCATGTGCAGGTAGACCCAGCGCAGCGGCAGCGGGCCGCGTCGGTTGCCGAGCACCAGATCGTCGAGTCCCAAGGAGGCTGCAGCGAGTCGGGACGCTTCGCAGGCCTCGCGGTGTGCCTGCTGGATGGAGGCGATGGTGTCGCTGTCGTCCAGGATGAAGGACTCGTCGGGCGTCGAAGGGATGCCGATCTCGCCGCGCGACCTGCAGGTGATGGCCTCGTCGAACCAGACTTTCTCGACGAAGGTTGCGTGCTTTACCAGGCCCAGCAGGGTGGTGCGGGAAGGAACCAACCGCCGGCGGGCCTGTTCCTCGGTTAGCCCATTCAGGCAGTCGTTGAGGGCGACGCGGTGCTCGTTCAGGAAAGCGTCGAACTGGGCGCGCGCTGGTTGGTGGATGACGTCGTCGGCGAAAGTCACGGGCAGGGAGGACATGTGGGAGCCTAGCAAGGAGGAATGCCATGGGCTACAGGTGGGCTGCGGCAGAATGGGGGCGTGACCTCGTCTGACGCCTCTGTGAACCGCAAGCCTGCCCATCCGAAGCCTGTGAACAGCAAGCCGAAAATGTCAGTGGGAATGCGGGCGAACCTCGTGGTGACCGCGCTGGTCCTCTGCCTCGGACCCGTGCTGATCGGCGTTGGCAGTCACCAGATAAACACCGACGCGGAGCTGGTGCAGGCAGGGGAGCGTGTCACGGGAACGATCGTTCAATTTGATGATGTATCGAAAGCTTCCGAGCGCGACATCAAAGTGGAGTTTCAGTCCACCGACGGATCGGCCCATTTCACCTGGGCAACCGTTGACCATGACCAGCACCCTGTGGTTGGCGAGGAGGTCACGGTGGTTTACCGGGCGCTGGACCCGAGCCAGGCGACTGTACTTGGGTTTGAAAGCGACGGTGTATTTTTTAGGGGACTGGGCATCTTCCTGACGGCCATTTTCGGGGGAATCGGTGTATTCCTTGCCCTTCGCTACCTGCTGGGCCGAAGGAAGGACCGACGGAAGCGAACCGGATAACGCCACCTGAAAGGTGAGGGATCGACAGGGCTGAAACTGTTGAAGCTGTCCTCCACGACGGCTCGGCCATCACTGTCACGATTCACGGGGACGGGCCGGCGCTGCTGCTGCCCGTCCGGCTGGAGCCGCCATGCGACGGCTGACGCCGCGCCCCTCGCCGCACACCAGGACGAACTCATCGCCGCCGGCTGGGACGTGCACGTGCTTCCCGGCCTGGACCATCTCGGCGTGATGCACAGTTCGGTCGTCCTGCCGATCCTGGCCGGCTGGCTCCAGAAGGTGGGCGGGGTGAAGTAGGTGCCGGTGTCCAGCCGCATGCAGCGTCGCCGGGTCCGGCGCTCAGGGCTCCGACAGGGCGCTGATGCAGGCATTAAGCAGGCGCATTAATTCTGCTTGATCGTTGGACTTGAGTCCCTGGAGCATCTGCTTTTCAACCGACCTGACGGCAGCACTGGCAGCTTCCAACCGCTGTCGACCAAGAGGTGTGAGCTGGACGGGGAGAACGCGACCTGCCGGTGCTTGCGCCGGGCGGGAGGCGAGACCCTCCCTTTCGAGCGTCTGCAGGAGCACGTTCATCGACTGGCGGGACACGAAGGCCCCCGGGCCAGATCGGAATTCGACAACCCGGGCCGCTGAGCGAGGAGCTCAAGGCAGGCATACTGCGGAACTGTCATGCCGCTGGGGCGCAATGCGCCGTCCAGTGCGGACCGCAGGGCGCTGTGCGCCTGCTTGAGGAGGTATCCCGGCGACTTGTCCAGATCCACGCCGGCGTCTTCTTGACTCATGTCAATATTCTGACATAGTCTCCCCTTGTGTCAATGTACTGACACACATAGGAGGTAGAGGTAATGGCCGCTATCGGTCCCGATTTCATTTCCCTGCAGGTCCGCGATCTGGAGCGCTCGGCATGGTTCTACGAGCATCATCTGGGGCTGACGCCCTCCAAGGCCGGCCCACCCCACGCCGTCGTTTTCGAAACGCGTCCCGTCCCGTTTGCGGTCCGAAACCCTTTGCCCGGGACTGACCTCGATGCGATCGGCCAGCCCGGCGAAGGAGTTGCCGTCTGGCTAAGAGCCACGGACGCCCAGGAACTCCACGATGCACTTGTTGCTTCCGGCACCACCATTACGTCGGCGCCAATCGACGGGCCTTTCGGCCGGACGTTCACATTCGCCGATCCGGACGGCTATCGGATCACCATCCATGATGGCGCCTAAAACGGTGAACGGCGGGTCCATATGAGCCGATGAATGGGTGGCGAATCACCACCTGCTGGTCTACAGGGCGGAGCGCCGGTTGCGGGCCTGCTGCACCAGCCGGCTGAAGGCAAACACGAAGACGGCCTCGATCAACACCATGAGTCCGAGCATCAGCCATTGGCTTTCGCTGATGAAGAAGGCAACCCCGAGAAGCACGAGCACCGTTCCCAGGGCCAGTGTGTACACGGCGAAACCGAACGCCACCCTTGCGCTGCGCACTCCCGTCCGGAAGCCGAAGCCCATAGGTTCACCGCCGGGGTATCCCTCGACGCGGTCGGGACCTGCGGGCTTGAGTCTGTCGAACTCTTCCCAAGGGTCCCGGTCCTGATCCTGGTCCGTCATGGTTCCATTATCCCGCGAATCCAGCGGCCCAGGCCCACGGGCGGCAGGCACAAGCCGAACTCCGTCAGCGGCCGCCCGCCGTCGTCCGTTGCTGCTGCACTGGCGTCCGCCGGATCCTCCGGCTCCCAGCGCAGCAGGTCTCCCGGCTGGCACTCCAGCGCCTCGCAGAGTGCCTCGAGGGTGGTGAAGCGCACCGCTTTGGCCCGGCCGTTCTTGAGCACCGCCAGGTTGGCGGGCGTGATGCCCACCCGCTCCGCGAGCGTGCCCACGGGCATTTTGCGCTTGGCCAGCATCACATCGATGTCGACGAAGATCGGCATCAGATCACCTCGTCCAGTTCGTCCCGGGGGTGTTTGGCTTCGGCGTCGCGGGCCACCGCCTGCGCCAGCAGCATGCGGAGTACGACAACGACCAAGGCCACTCCG
This genomic window from Arthrobacter sp. 24S4-2 contains:
- a CDS encoding extracellular solute-binding protein, which translates into the protein MIPKRELRRRDFLGLASVVTIGLMLTSCDSESAKVDTSKSRTGAMDSFGVGDTFKATAPLTFSFLFSDQPTYPYKKDWLLFTTMASDNNVTLDTTVVPFSDYEQKRSLLISSGNAPEIIAKTYPGQESAYVSSGAVLPVSDYVDLMPHFQDKVKKWKLEPEIAGLTQEDGKYYVLPGLHEELWPDYSLAFRKDILEKEGIKEPKTWDEVREVLRSLKKAYPDVVPFSDRFKGDSVLNIAGNAFGTVAGWGLVDGLSFDESKKEFEFGAGSQKFKELVTYFNSLVAEGLMDPESFTQTDDSAIQKFVSGKSFVISANSQNIITYRTSMEQSLGKGNFAVGKITVPGGPDGDIIGGSRLENGIMLNASVKGKDSFVALIQFIDWLFYSDAGQEFSKWGVEGTTFTKENGKRVLAKDINFQGLNPSGTKDLRVDYGFSGGNFAYGGTTDLLQSTFNEEELAFQKAMKSKTPKAVAPPVPFSDADREQATLVLTPLKDHVKQNTLKFITGQRNLSEFDAYVKELDAKGSPSTLSWRTRRTRRTQRRSS
- a CDS encoding amidohydrolase family protein, giving the protein MMCLHDHTSAPQPPADVPRRGILAGAAALAGISVATIAAQLGGASAAHAADRPSGPDYHGSPISPQPLIIEGGTIVDPKTGDAVADGVLVLDGGKVAAVGTRDSTRKAVAAVAGRARVLNAAGRWVLPGLIDVHVHANALADARAILQGGATSVRSGSTSFYQDVALAALPGWAPGVSPRMLPAGLFISPELGDSLLSDPDLAPLATLSGGVKETRDLAYLTRVNLKRGAEVIKTRANPRAGLPEQDPRELVYNYEQLSAVVKAANGAGVLCHAYSAEGIDGAVRAGVRSVEHGVFVTEKTISEMARRGTYFTPTMDAITGMASSANPILAARGKEYTPILQAAVRAAHEAGVTIVAGTDSFGTDVTPIGTEARLLAEAGLSPLEALRSATVHAARLLGWGENAGRLVRGSFADVIVVDADPLADASALEKVTTVVAQGHWSATGSRQRKAGLRACNAARSPAGFFIAPALVRRSIPPAPRPPAPNHAPTPAP
- a CDS encoding carbohydrate ABC transporter permease produces the protein MEGKLLNRAGFKPAKKETGVLLKDMKESRGMKAFRIFNLVFLLAVVFLTMYPFLNIMAQSFSSEGFINSGQVNLFPRGFNVETYKLILADSTFWNNYGNTVLYTVVATAISMVLTTTFAYAIAKKDLKGRGFFIGIAVFTMFFNGGLIPNYVLISSLGMRDSIWAVVLPNAISVFNLLIMKSFFENMPRELEEAAAIDGLTQYGVLFKVVLPLSKAIVATMVLFYAVANWNSWFQAFLYLDKPGLFPVTIYLRNMIAGVTTAGSAGGTAENVGQIAANIQSVTIVLTVIPILCVYPFVQKYFFSGVMLGSVKE
- a CDS encoding VOC family protein, whose translation is MAAIGPDFISLQVRDLERSAWFYEHHLGLTPSKAGPPHAVVFETRPVPFAVRNPLPGTDLDAIGQPGEGVAVWLRATDAQELHDALVASGTTITSAPIDGPFGRTFTFADPDGYRITIHDGA
- a CDS encoding DinB family protein; amino-acid sequence: MSSLPVTFADDVIHQPARAQFDAFLNEHRVALNDCLNGLTEEQARRRLVPSRTTLLGLVKHATFVEKVWFDEAITCRSRGEIGIPSTPDESFILDDSDTIASIQQAHREACEASRLAAASLGLDDLVLGNRRGPLPLRWVYLHMLRELAQHCGHADILREQVLSP
- a CDS encoding beta-galactosidase yields the protein MTISPDAHMAEERLQRMHKRLGGIAYGGDYNPEQWPREVWLEDARLMQEAGVNLVTLAVFSWSRLETADGVYDFGWLDEVMDLMHQHGIGVDLATPDAVPPAWLIARHPDILPELADGTTFGFGSRQHFDVSHPVYRKKALAIADRMGEHYAKHPALMMWHVGNEYGPVSYGRWADAAFREWLQQKYSSLEELNRAWSADVWGQVYSDWSQVGAPARPRTWSNPTRRLDFHRFTSSSMLEHFKAERDILRRHTPDLPIVTNFMRFFKTNDYWSWAAEEDAAALDIYPDPRESDAHVAAALNFDLMRSLRNGQPWMVMEQATGAVSQWSVNVSKLPGKMRLGSYQAIAQGADSILFFQWRQASGGTERYHSGMVNHAGPNTRVFREVTQLGNELKELGALTGTRSRAKVAIVFDWDCWWALELGNSPRSDLNYAQEVLRLYRPLFDANITVDFVDTKSDLGQYNLVLLPASYLLTDDAAQRFEDYVSDGGRLVVSYLSGIVDESNTIRLGGYPGALRKVLGAWSEEMHPLAGEGEEVKLATADGGTASASYWTEHLHTGTADVLATYDSGRLAGTPAVTRNSFGKGTAVYLSARVDDTFLESLLASEREAAGIRPELAAPLGVQVRRRAGNGSSFLLVLNHNDGPASVDVGRGGTDRLSGRPLQGTVELPANGVLVLQESGAEESGAEESVPGESER
- a CDS encoding DUF3592 domain-containing protein — protein: MTSSDASVNRKPAHPKPVNSKPKMSVGMRANLVVTALVLCLGPVLIGVGSHQINTDAELVQAGERVTGTIVQFDDVSKASERDIKVEFQSTDGSAHFTWATVDHDQHPVVGEEVTVVYRALDPSQATVLGFESDGVFFRGLGIFLTAIFGGIGVFLALRYLLGRRKDRRKRTG
- a CDS encoding DUF624 domain-containing protein — protein: MEQKKAEYGSGPLFRAATTVYSVMVGDVLLVFSNILLVLAPVLAPVLVSVAGGSALPAAGVLLVAFVPVGPSLVAAAYAFNRLLAGEETGVFRDFVRGYRANFRQALAVWLPYVAVLAAVVVNLLLLPGTPDAGSPALSAARIGLLGLGLLVATAGVTAMLLLSRFTFRTRDLYRLSLYSLGARKRVSLGNAGILFITAFLLTATTAGLMAVIAGLVMFLTCLNSRPLLRFVEGKFTVRESVRDSVREAAARAE
- a CDS encoding sugar ABC transporter permease encodes the protein MAMRLEAPPEAVAGNPSGKHGRPGKRDKSRKPGNKPGGWKLALKRDWRLYTLLALPLLYFAVFRYLPMAGNVIAFRQFQPGGSIFGEKWVGLKYVTLFINDPSFWQAFQNTIVLGVLTLLFCFPMPIIFALMLNELRSQKFKKFVQTVAYLPHFMSVVIIAGMILQNFSMTGTVNQIASTLFGTTVNFTQDAGWFRPMYISSEVWQTMGWGAILYLAALTRVDESLYEAARIDGANRWQQTWHVTLPAIRPTIITLLILNIGTFMAVGFEKILLIYNPLNYETSDVISTYLYRVGLESSNFSYAAAIGMFESVIGLTLILSANAISKRLAGTSLW